In Deinococcus proteolyticus MRP, a single genomic region encodes these proteins:
- a CDS encoding hybrid sensor histidine kinase/response regulator produces MTQPDERVLRLLHLEDNDLDHELVIESLRTDLPWQLEVRRAEDEASFLHELQTFSPHLILSDYALPSYDGLRAFRAAEAHDPFLPFLIVTGAMGEEIAVDTLRQGVTDYILKQRLERLAPSVRRAIAEYDAQRRQEMAEQAVRELNLSLQQRLEEVERLRGVAEAQRQRLEVQAQQLSEALTMQQTFLAETSHELRTPLTALLGYLHRQEREKGPSQTLSDARRVAENMTRLVNDLLQISRGELVQDIEMHFVNLDRLVEQVGRDFQVQARLLDRPLEVLGDPGRLTQVLVNLVGNAVRVCGTPDKVTLEARRSEGFAEVHIIDQGPGVPDEIKPRIFDKFYRGKEAGSAGLGLTIAQQVIIGHDGQIDVVDTPGGGATFRVRLPLLEEEDEVWDAGELAQTDLLE; encoded by the coding sequence ATGACCCAGCCTGACGAACGCGTGCTGCGGCTGCTGCACCTGGAAGACAACGACCTCGACCATGAGCTGGTGATCGAATCGCTGCGCACCGACTTGCCCTGGCAGCTGGAAGTGCGCCGCGCCGAAGACGAGGCGAGCTTCCTGCACGAGCTGCAGACTTTCTCGCCCCACCTGATTCTCAGCGACTACGCGCTGCCCAGTTACGACGGCCTGCGGGCTTTTCGGGCAGCCGAGGCGCATGACCCTTTCCTGCCTTTCCTGATTGTCACCGGCGCGATGGGCGAGGAAATCGCGGTGGACACGCTGCGCCAGGGCGTGACCGACTACATTCTCAAGCAGCGGCTGGAGCGGCTGGCGCCCAGTGTGCGCCGCGCCATCGCGGAATATGACGCCCAGCGCCGCCAGGAAATGGCCGAGCAGGCCGTGCGCGAGCTGAACCTGTCGCTGCAGCAGCGCCTGGAGGAAGTGGAGCGGCTGCGCGGCGTGGCCGAGGCGCAGCGTCAGCGGCTGGAGGTGCAGGCGCAGCAGCTGTCCGAGGCGCTCACCATGCAGCAGACTTTCCTGGCCGAAACCAGCCACGAGCTGCGGACGCCCCTCACGGCGCTGCTGGGCTACCTGCACCGCCAGGAGCGCGAGAAGGGGCCTTCGCAGACCCTCTCGGACGCCCGGCGGGTGGCCGAGAACATGACCCGGCTGGTCAATGACCTGCTGCAAATCTCGCGGGGCGAGCTGGTGCAGGACATCGAAATGCACTTCGTGAATCTGGACCGGCTGGTGGAGCAGGTGGGCCGCGATTTCCAGGTGCAGGCGCGGTTGCTGGACCGGCCGCTGGAAGTGCTGGGCGACCCTGGCCGGCTGACCCAGGTGCTGGTGAACCTGGTGGGCAACGCGGTGCGGGTGTGCGGCACGCCCGACAAGGTGACGCTGGAAGCCCGCCGCAGCGAGGGGTTTGCCGAGGTGCACATCATCGACCAGGGTCCCGGCGTTCCCGATGAGATCAAGCCGCGCATCTTCGACAAGTTCTACCGGGGCAAGGAAGCCGGCTCGGCGGGGCTGGGCCTGACCATCGCTCAACAGGTCATCATAGGTCACGACGGTCAGATTGACGTGGTGGACACGCCCGGCGGTGGAGCCACCTTCCGGGTGCGCCTGCCCCTCCTGGAAGAAGAGGACGAGGTCTGGGACGCCGGCGAACTGGCTCAGACCGACCTGCTGGAGTAG
- a CDS encoding shikimate dehydrogenase, whose protein sequence is MPTAELHAFLFAHPAAHSLSPALHCAALEAVGWSGSYRAEDVPPAALPARLQALRAQAAAGALTGANLSLPHKVAAIPLLDGLTPAATAVGAVNTVFWEEGRLLGDNTDAPGLQAALLDAGYAPAPEKRAGQRAVLLGAGGAARAALWVLREWGVPTLILNRTPERAAALAAEWAQEGCAVEGYTVEGWTVEAASPQAASPQAVNWAEVGLILNASSAGLDRPDETPLPLTPPQWQQLPPGALVYDMVYRPEHTRLRRDAAAQGVRTAGGLGMLAHQAALAFARWTGQAVDPGVLLAAAHRELGRPAEPGAEAQA, encoded by the coding sequence ATGCCTACGGCGGAACTCCACGCCTTTCTGTTCGCGCACCCTGCGGCCCACTCGCTCTCACCGGCCCTGCACTGCGCCGCGCTGGAGGCGGTGGGCTGGAGTGGCAGCTACCGGGCCGAAGACGTGCCCCCCGCCGCGCTGCCGGCCCGCTTGCAGGCCCTGCGGGCACAGGCGGCGGCCGGCGCCCTGACCGGAGCCAACCTCAGCCTGCCGCACAAAGTGGCGGCCATTCCCCTGCTGGACGGCCTGACGCCAGCGGCTACGGCGGTCGGTGCGGTCAATACCGTGTTCTGGGAGGAAGGCCGCCTGCTGGGCGACAACACCGACGCTCCCGGCCTGCAGGCCGCGCTACTGGACGCCGGCTACGCCCCCGCGCCAGAAAAGCGAGCTGGGCAGCGCGCCGTGCTGCTGGGGGCCGGGGGAGCCGCCCGCGCGGCGCTGTGGGTGCTGCGCGAGTGGGGCGTGCCCACCCTGATTCTGAACCGCACCCCGGAGCGGGCCGCTGCTCTGGCCGCCGAGTGGGCCCAGGAGGGCTGCGCCGTCGAGGGTTACACAGTGGAGGGCTGGACAGTGGAGGCGGCGTCACCGCAGGCGGCGTCACCGCAGGCGGTGAACTGGGCCGAGGTGGGCCTGATTCTCAACGCCAGCAGTGCCGGTCTGGATCGCCCGGACGAAACCCCGTTGCCACTGACCCCGCCGCAGTGGCAGCAGCTGCCGCCCGGTGCTCTGGTCTACGACATGGTGTACCGCCCCGAGCACACCCGGCTACGGCGGGACGCGGCGGCGCAGGGCGTGCGGACCGCAGGCGGCCTGGGGATGCTGGCCCACCAGGCGGCGCTGGCCTTTGCCCGCTGGACGGGGCAGGCGGTGGACCCTGGAGTGCTGCTGGCAGCGGCCCACCGGGAGCTGGGTAGGCCGGCGGAACCGGGTGCGGAGGCCCAGGCATGA
- a CDS encoding FecR family protein — MWKVAARPALLLLLTLSLGTAQAQLQVQQVYGSAEGQRAGGLWSPLQAGPLQAQRVRTGAGRLELRWGGGTALLNSAVQAQVNGGKLQVMAGQAYVTGPVQLYVRGYHLNVPAGGAARVDLLPRSARIAALRGTARVAFGSRTVNVAAGSQFSLSAARTSAYQESDPWYLSRITGRGDAVIEALRGQVSVGQGQLRPAGVGQSLAEGQRLRTGRNSWAELGFTGGGYLRLQADSELQVTAVQTSTRGREVWLQLNRGSAWNVVAKGQGGYRLTTPVISTAVRGTVYRVDAGGLVKVFEGEVEAGAAAVQGGQQLRGEHLEVLQPDAQDALNLSLDELRAQPIGLRDLTVPGETELAVQAAPLSEVWLEARAEDGVLWAWPLRPQAEVAVDGEGRPLSLNPVTYTLSPVGRQQLAALPAGRYTFRVAARRYDQRQELSPALPASVLPAPAPSVPVPSVPGPVENRD, encoded by the coding sequence ATGTGGAAAGTCGCTGCCCGACCTGCTTTGTTGCTTCTGCTGACCCTGAGCCTGGGAACGGCTCAGGCCCAGCTGCAGGTGCAGCAGGTGTACGGCAGCGCCGAGGGGCAGAGGGCCGGCGGACTGTGGAGCCCGCTGCAAGCCGGTCCACTGCAGGCCCAGCGGGTCCGTACCGGCGCCGGGCGGCTGGAACTGCGCTGGGGCGGCGGCACCGCCCTGCTGAACAGCGCGGTCCAGGCTCAGGTCAACGGGGGCAAGTTGCAGGTCATGGCTGGGCAGGCCTATGTGACCGGGCCAGTGCAGCTGTACGTGCGGGGATACCATCTCAACGTGCCGGCCGGCGGCGCGGCCCGTGTGGACCTGCTGCCCCGCAGTGCGCGGATTGCCGCGCTGCGCGGCACCGCCCGGGTGGCTTTCGGTTCCCGCACGGTGAACGTGGCGGCCGGCAGCCAGTTCTCGCTGAGCGCAGCACGTACCTCGGCCTACCAGGAGAGTGACCCCTGGTACCTGTCGCGCATCACCGGGCGCGGTGACGCGGTGATCGAGGCGCTCCGGGGGCAGGTGTCCGTGGGGCAGGGGCAGCTGCGCCCGGCCGGCGTGGGGCAGTCGCTGGCGGAGGGACAGCGGCTGCGCACCGGCCGCAATTCCTGGGCTGAGCTGGGCTTTACCGGCGGGGGCTACCTGCGGCTTCAGGCCGACAGTGAGCTGCAGGTGACGGCCGTGCAGACCTCCACCCGTGGGCGCGAGGTCTGGCTGCAGCTGAACCGGGGCAGCGCCTGGAACGTGGTCGCCAAGGGGCAGGGCGGCTACCGCCTGACCACGCCGGTTATCAGTACGGCGGTGCGCGGTACGGTTTACCGCGTGGACGCAGGCGGCCTGGTCAAGGTGTTTGAGGGCGAGGTGGAGGCCGGTGCAGCGGCGGTGCAGGGTGGACAGCAACTCCGGGGTGAGCACCTGGAAGTCCTGCAACCCGACGCCCAGGACGCCCTGAATCTGTCGCTGGACGAACTGCGTGCCCAGCCGATTGGCCTGCGCGACCTGACCGTGCCGGGCGAGACTGAGCTGGCCGTGCAGGCGGCTCCCCTCAGTGAAGTGTGGCTGGAAGCCCGCGCCGAGGACGGGGTGCTGTGGGCTTGGCCGCTGCGTCCGCAGGCAGAAGTGGCCGTGGACGGCGAGGGCCGGCCGCTGAGCCTGAACCCTGTCACCTACACGCTGTCGCCGGTGGGCCGCCAGCAGCTGGCCGCACTGCCGGCTGGCCGCTACACCTTCCGGGTGGCGGCGCGGCGTTACGACCAACGTCAGGAGCTGTCGCCGGCGCTGCCTGCCTCGGTTTTGCCCGCCCCTGCACCGTCTGTACCTGTACCGTCTGTCCCCGGCCCTGTGGAGAACCGCGACTAG
- a CDS encoding CHASE2 domain-containing protein, which produces MAPYRARSRPWWSAPGRHSSWPYLLLTSLVLGGAVGVAWPYNPAAWSLAGQVFPRSEPQAVLVDIDPVSLADYGPLNTWTPAVYRAAAEQLQQAGARAIGVDVLLDPARPGAAELNQVFSQAGVVLAAWPGDPLTPPAAVADRPVRSGVSALDRDSLGMTYAFRTGYRTAQGELLPTLAWQLARAAGAQVPLDTRPRFLHRFSPAVVDTRLSFRDVATGSFRYADVQDKVVVIGQASPDPARPTGSELQARAVASLLVPPYLSFPVWAAALMAALVAGLSFILNRSWGLLIALLMPLLLLALWRAGVAFPGLTLATAALVGLALAAAEDLLARRGVRLHSTLGEQVLGTRAGLSQAVETLLSAPSRGQAYLFLIRLEGYATLEERFGHEWAEEGVDQGLRRLRDLGPQVPNLEGFGFRWERDELVFIVDPVHSDVEARDIAAYFAFTLNGVSLRGQSLRPSAGYACVQALPGTPLDEVSAQSLIEAARQTLLPAPLAWT; this is translated from the coding sequence ATGGCGCCGTACCGTGCCCGTTCCCGGCCCTGGTGGTCGGCCCCTGGCCGCCATTCCAGCTGGCCCTACCTGCTGCTGACCAGCCTGGTGCTCGGTGGCGCTGTGGGGGTGGCCTGGCCGTACAATCCGGCCGCCTGGAGCCTCGCCGGGCAGGTGTTCCCGCGCTCCGAGCCTCAGGCCGTACTGGTGGATATTGACCCGGTCAGTCTGGCCGACTACGGCCCCCTGAACACCTGGACGCCCGCGGTGTACCGCGCCGCCGCTGAGCAGTTGCAGCAGGCCGGGGCGCGGGCCATCGGGGTGGACGTGCTGCTGGACCCCGCCCGCCCGGGGGCGGCGGAGCTGAATCAGGTCTTCAGTCAGGCCGGGGTCGTGCTGGCCGCTTGGCCGGGCGACCCGCTGACCCCACCGGCCGCTGTGGCAGACCGTCCGGTCCGGTCCGGTGTCAGTGCGCTGGACCGTGACTCGCTGGGCATGACCTACGCTTTCCGCACCGGCTACCGCACGGCGCAGGGCGAGCTGCTGCCCACGCTGGCCTGGCAACTGGCCCGCGCTGCCGGCGCCCAGGTGCCGCTGGACACCCGCCCCCGCTTTCTGCACCGTTTCAGCCCTGCGGTGGTGGACACCCGGCTCAGCTTCCGTGACGTGGCGACAGGGAGTTTCCGCTACGCCGATGTGCAGGACAAGGTGGTGGTGATCGGTCAGGCTTCGCCGGACCCGGCGCGGCCCACCGGCAGCGAACTGCAGGCCCGCGCCGTGGCCAGCTTGCTGGTCCCGCCCTACCTGTCCTTTCCTGTTTGGGCGGCGGCTCTGATGGCCGCGCTGGTGGCGGGACTGAGTTTTATCCTGAACCGCTCCTGGGGCCTGCTGATTGCCCTGCTGATGCCGCTGCTGCTGCTGGCGCTGTGGCGGGCTGGTGTGGCGTTTCCGGGCCTGACACTCGCCACGGCGGCGCTGGTGGGTCTGGCCCTGGCCGCCGCAGAGGACCTGCTCGCCCGGCGCGGTGTCCGGCTGCACTCCACCCTGGGCGAACAGGTGCTGGGTACCCGCGCCGGCCTGTCGCAGGCAGTGGAAACCCTACTGAGCGCCCCGAGCCGCGGACAGGCCTACCTGTTCCTGATTCGCCTGGAAGGCTACGCCACGCTGGAAGAACGCTTCGGGCACGAGTGGGCCGAAGAAGGCGTGGACCAGGGCCTGCGCCGGCTCAGGGACCTGGGGCCGCAGGTGCCCAATCTGGAAGGTTTCGGCTTCCGCTGGGAGCGCGACGAGCTGGTCTTTATTGTGGACCCGGTGCACTCGGACGTGGAGGCACGTGACATTGCCGCTTACTTCGCCTTTACCCTGAACGGGGTGTCGCTGCGGGGCCAGTCGCTGCGGCCCTCGGCCGGTTACGCCTGCGTGCAGGCCCTGCCCGGCACGCCGCTGGACGAGGTCAGCGCCCAGTCCCTGATTGAGGCGGCCCGCCAGACCCTGCTGCCGGCCCCACTGGCTTGGACCTGA
- a CDS encoding ATP-binding protein: MTAGTPPPSRRPAFLQISLATQLLILIVLVTLISAVAVHTYVRQQQLTETQNQLDLHAKVLTDRLSDYETLLLSTYSFLYADKQPGTDISTFTTGLHLEQYFPSVHELNILRFSGGRLAQPPRQLGPVTFGPQAGQMIQQTVNAAVRSGTTGLTAPFSAQSRSPLGEEYHSLLVVKPCAVLPTTGKAPCALYALVNVEQLLEEVKQLSPVSTTQVKILMDGRPLSPEPREQSGLLALIGQPVALNTGASGDLLQTTVPRLGHDWTLQVRVPQLSARDPSSLLAPLVVMMGLLAGLLTHRLVSDQLRLNRRLQQANLDLGASQSFLEQSRADFSAIFQAMDGGAAFTTPDGFVRMMNRRYLDLLGLEFRGLAGAHIDQVREQTVVDEPGNRHALFSDESPEEYSGVVRRLHGPGGQTFWGEMSRIRVMGQGQELLGYLHVLRDVSEALESQQRLRDQEQQSRAALDGVPHVLWLSNRRGRLTYANQQFRDLLSGPVVRGQVHPEDLAAYDDLWEVAYTSGQQQEADLRLALRTPEAAFLHGQQPSAPAPGWRWVSLKVAPLHTISGEVNEWIAVATDVHARLMAEQLALAEQDHYRMVLSGMPQLVWTVDADWNVTYVNGRWYDLQPGLPAPVDLDDLALPVHPDDLDRFYQAVAEARSMSRPLEVEVQMVGPEGHYRTYVVRAVPLLGAGDDVVEWVGTTTDVDDQVRAEFRARLMVQISDALSHSPLAQGNELLIQRRSYQHAVELMAASLGAAVALWRTDPLPSEPGSEMETDGAPAQPQYQIHWMGQSFKEDYQLTPEMMQTIEELVRSAAARQEAFVDRDSSLLQALGTAEFLSLPLRGHDGSLRGMLGLAFPRPIHSYDFELAEQVAQRFALALDNDVLRQRASLAQEELQQLNRSLEQRVRERTQELGEANRELEAFSYSVSHDLRTPLRHMTGFGELLRKKLQAENEDLSQQAERYLNVILDSGQRMGHLIDDLLEFSRTGRAELRQQRVDLGALVTGVWAELQPDREGHSVALQLEPLPTVYGDERLLAQVFTNLLGNALKYSRTREEVLIRVDSVPDGEEMAEIRVHDNGVGFDPRYTDKLFGVFQRLHNSDEFEGTGIGLANVRRIIQRHGGRVSAHGEPGVGATFSVTLPLQPRPELPAGTETDARI, from the coding sequence ATGACCGCCGGCACGCCGCCTCCCAGCCGCCGCCCCGCTTTCCTGCAGATTTCGCTGGCGACCCAGCTGCTGATTCTGATTGTGCTGGTCACGCTGATTTCGGCGGTGGCGGTCCATACCTACGTGCGCCAGCAGCAGCTGACCGAGACGCAGAATCAGCTGGACCTACACGCCAAGGTGCTGACCGACCGTCTGTCCGACTACGAGACGCTGCTGCTGTCCACCTACTCTTTCCTGTACGCCGACAAGCAGCCCGGCACCGATATCAGCACCTTTACCACCGGCCTGCATCTGGAGCAGTATTTCCCCAGCGTGCACGAGCTGAACATCCTGCGGTTCAGTGGTGGCCGCCTGGCCCAGCCTCCGCGCCAACTCGGGCCGGTGACGTTCGGCCCGCAGGCGGGGCAGATGATTCAGCAAACCGTCAATGCGGCTGTCCGGAGCGGCACCACCGGCCTTACGGCGCCGTTCAGCGCTCAGAGCCGCTCACCGCTGGGCGAGGAGTACCACTCCCTGTTGGTCGTCAAGCCCTGCGCGGTCTTGCCCACCACTGGGAAGGCGCCCTGTGCCCTGTACGCTCTGGTCAACGTCGAGCAGCTGCTGGAGGAAGTCAAGCAGCTCTCGCCGGTATCGACCACCCAGGTGAAGATTCTGATGGACGGCCGCCCGCTGAGCCCGGAGCCGCGTGAGCAGAGCGGCCTCCTGGCCCTGATAGGGCAGCCGGTGGCGCTGAACACCGGCGCCAGCGGCGACCTGCTGCAGACCACCGTGCCGCGTCTGGGCCACGACTGGACGCTGCAGGTGCGGGTGCCGCAGCTTTCGGCGCGGGACCCGTCCAGCCTCTTGGCACCGCTGGTGGTCATGATGGGGCTGCTGGCCGGCCTGCTCACGCACCGGCTGGTCAGTGATCAGCTGCGGCTCAACCGCCGTTTGCAGCAGGCCAACCTCGACCTGGGCGCCTCCCAGAGCTTTCTGGAGCAGTCGCGGGCCGATTTCTCGGCCATTTTCCAGGCGATGGACGGCGGAGCCGCCTTTACCACCCCCGACGGGTTCGTGCGGATGATGAACCGCCGTTACCTGGACCTGCTGGGCCTGGAATTCCGGGGGCTGGCCGGCGCCCACATCGACCAGGTGCGTGAGCAGACGGTGGTGGATGAGCCGGGCAACCGCCACGCGCTGTTCTCGGACGAATCCCCCGAAGAGTACAGCGGGGTGGTGCGCCGCTTGCACGGCCCCGGCGGCCAGACCTTTTGGGGAGAGATGAGCCGTATCCGCGTGATGGGGCAGGGGCAGGAGCTGCTGGGCTATCTGCACGTGCTGCGCGACGTGAGCGAGGCTCTCGAAAGCCAGCAGCGCCTGCGTGACCAGGAGCAGCAGTCGCGGGCAGCGCTTGACGGGGTGCCGCATGTGCTGTGGCTGTCCAACCGCCGCGGCCGGCTGACCTACGCCAACCAGCAGTTCCGCGACCTGCTGAGCGGGCCGGTGGTGCGCGGGCAGGTGCACCCTGAGGACCTGGCCGCCTACGACGACCTGTGGGAAGTGGCCTACACCAGCGGTCAGCAGCAGGAAGCCGACCTGCGCCTGGCCCTGCGGACGCCCGAAGCCGCGTTTCTGCACGGGCAGCAGCCTTCGGCGCCGGCGCCCGGCTGGCGCTGGGTCTCGCTCAAGGTGGCGCCGCTGCATACCATCAGCGGTGAGGTCAACGAGTGGATTGCCGTGGCCACCGATGTCCACGCCCGCCTGATGGCCGAGCAGCTGGCCCTGGCCGAGCAGGACCACTACCGCATGGTGCTGAGCGGCATGCCGCAGCTGGTCTGGACAGTGGACGCCGACTGGAACGTGACCTATGTGAACGGGCGCTGGTACGACCTGCAGCCTGGCCTGCCCGCTCCAGTGGACCTGGACGACCTGGCGCTGCCGGTTCATCCAGACGACCTGGACCGGTTCTACCAGGCGGTGGCTGAGGCGCGGAGCATGTCCCGCCCGCTGGAGGTCGAAGTGCAGATGGTGGGCCCCGAGGGACATTACCGCACCTACGTGGTGCGCGCCGTGCCGCTGCTGGGTGCCGGCGACGACGTGGTGGAGTGGGTCGGGACCACCACCGACGTGGACGACCAGGTGCGTGCCGAGTTCCGCGCCCGCCTGATGGTCCAGATTTCGGACGCCCTGTCGCATTCGCCGCTGGCCCAGGGCAACGAGCTGCTGATTCAGCGCCGCAGTTACCAGCACGCCGTGGAGCTGATGGCCGCTTCGCTGGGGGCTGCCGTGGCCCTGTGGCGCACCGACCCGCTGCCCTCTGAGCCTGGGAGCGAGATGGAGACGGACGGCGCGCCAGCGCAGCCGCAGTACCAGATTCACTGGATGGGCCAGAGCTTCAAGGAGGACTACCAGCTCACGCCCGAGATGATGCAGACCATCGAGGAGCTGGTGCGCAGTGCGGCCGCCCGACAGGAAGCTTTCGTGGACCGCGATTCGTCGCTGCTCCAGGCGCTGGGCACGGCGGAGTTTCTCTCGCTTCCGCTGCGGGGCCACGACGGCAGCCTGCGCGGCATGCTGGGGCTGGCCTTCCCGCGCCCGATCCACTCCTATGACTTCGAGCTGGCCGAGCAGGTGGCTCAGCGCTTCGCCCTGGCCCTGGACAACGATGTGCTGCGCCAGCGGGCCTCGCTGGCCCAGGAAGAGCTGCAGCAGCTCAACCGCTCGCTGGAGCAGCGCGTGCGCGAACGCACCCAGGAGCTGGGCGAAGCCAACCGCGAGCTGGAAGCGTTCAGCTACTCGGTCAGCCATGACCTGCGCACGCCGCTGCGGCACATGACCGGCTTCGGGGAGCTGCTGCGCAAGAAGCTCCAGGCCGAGAACGAAGACCTGTCTCAGCAGGCCGAGCGTTACCTGAATGTGATTCTGGATTCGGGCCAGCGCATGGGCCACCTGATTGACGACCTGCTGGAATTCTCCCGCACCGGCCGCGCCGAACTGCGCCAGCAGCGGGTGGACCTCGGCGCACTGGTGACCGGTGTGTGGGCGGAGTTGCAGCCCGACCGCGAGGGCCACAGCGTGGCGCTGCAGCTGGAGCCGCTGCCCACCGTCTACGGCGACGAGCGGCTGCTGGCACAGGTCTTTACCAACCTGCTGGGCAACGCGCTGAAATACTCGCGTACCCGCGAGGAGGTCCTGATTCGGGTGGACAGCGTGCCAGACGGTGAGGAGATGGCTGAAATCCGGGTTCACGACAACGGCGTGGGCTTTGACCCCCGCTATACCGATAAACTGTTTGGTGTGTTTCAGCGACTCCACAACAGCGACGAATTCGAGGGCACCGGCATCGGCCTGGCCAATGTGCGGCGGATTATCCAGCGACACGGGGGCCGGGTCTCGGCGCACGGAGAGCCGGGCGTGGGTGCCACCTTCAGTGTGACTCTTCCCCTGCAGCCCCGCCCGGAACTGCCGGCCGGCACCGAAACGGACGCCCGGATATGA
- the abc-f gene encoding ribosomal protection-like ABC-F family protein, which produces MLVALKNAEKYYGPHRVLEGIDFALHAGDRIGLVGRNGAGKSTLLRLLTGEVLPDGGEVLRAPGVRVRSLSQDPSFAPGSTVDGVLEAAFRDLDALEAELNQAAAAMTDGSEASILRHEELLEAFGRRGGFQRRSRKEAAALAFGFRGREHEEVAGLSGGERTRLGLAALLVENPDVLLLDEPTNHLDIVMGEWLETFLGRYPGAVLAISHDRAFLDAVTTETAYLRGGLLRRYPGGYTRFRTALEQDLQQQAAQYAQQQKAVADLQASADRMKVWGLGMSKLARRAKAMQARVDRMAAASVSAPPPEQRTTSITFHAPESGEVVLDAQGLTRRMGERTLFEGVRVQLRRGERVAIIGRNGAGKTTLLRTLLGLDPSDDPQGRTLTGARVSVGYYDQQLRGVDPDRTLFDVARQYTQKDTEAHTLLGTFLFPYEQHDKPTRILSGGERARLALLRLAQEDHNFLVMDEPTNHLDMEMVEALEDALAGYGGTLLMVSHDRAFIEALADQVWLVEDGEFYRYPGWEDYRDQHAARRAAAAPAPTGPATPNSATPSPATSSPAPAAAAASQGRFAEVNTYQLGKRVQALEADIERLEAEVEAAGLALAQAAPDADFAELGRTAHALEQQLETVLQEWEEAGAELERRG; this is translated from the coding sequence GTGCTGGTTGCCCTGAAAAACGCCGAGAAATACTACGGACCCCACCGCGTGCTGGAAGGCATCGATTTTGCGCTGCACGCCGGTGACCGCATCGGGCTGGTGGGCCGCAATGGGGCCGGCAAGTCTACCCTGCTGCGGCTGCTGACCGGCGAGGTCCTGCCCGACGGCGGCGAGGTGCTGCGGGCCCCAGGCGTGCGGGTCCGCAGCCTGAGCCAGGACCCCAGCTTTGCGCCGGGCAGCACGGTAGATGGGGTGCTGGAAGCAGCTTTCCGCGACCTGGACGCCCTGGAAGCCGAACTGAACCAAGCCGCCGCCGCCATGACCGACGGCAGCGAGGCCAGCATCCTGCGCCACGAGGAACTGCTGGAAGCGTTCGGGCGCCGGGGTGGATTTCAGCGCCGCAGCCGCAAAGAGGCGGCCGCGCTGGCGTTCGGCTTCCGGGGCCGCGAGCACGAGGAAGTCGCGGGGCTGTCGGGCGGCGAACGCACCCGCCTGGGCCTGGCCGCGCTGCTGGTCGAGAACCCGGACGTGCTGCTGCTGGACGAGCCCACCAACCACCTGGACATCGTGATGGGGGAGTGGCTGGAAACCTTTTTGGGCCGCTACCCAGGCGCGGTGCTGGCCATCAGCCACGACCGGGCCTTTCTGGACGCCGTGACCACCGAAACCGCTTACCTGCGCGGCGGCCTTCTCAGGCGCTATCCCGGCGGCTACACCCGCTTCCGCACGGCGCTGGAGCAGGACCTGCAGCAGCAGGCCGCCCAGTACGCGCAGCAGCAAAAGGCCGTGGCCGACCTGCAGGCCAGCGCCGACCGCATGAAGGTGTGGGGCCTGGGCATGTCCAAGCTGGCGCGGCGGGCCAAAGCCATGCAGGCCCGCGTGGACCGCATGGCCGCAGCTTCGGTGAGTGCGCCCCCGCCCGAGCAGCGCACCACCTCCATCACGTTCCACGCGCCCGAAAGCGGCGAAGTGGTGCTGGACGCGCAGGGGCTGACCCGACGCATGGGCGAGCGCACCTTGTTTGAAGGGGTGCGGGTACAGCTGCGCCGGGGGGAACGGGTCGCCATCATCGGCCGCAACGGGGCCGGTAAAACCACCCTGCTGCGCACCCTGCTGGGGCTGGACCCTTCCGACGACCCCCAGGGCCGCACCCTGACCGGCGCCCGCGTCAGCGTGGGCTACTACGACCAGCAACTGCGCGGCGTGGACCCGGATAGGACGCTGTTCGACGTGGCCCGCCAGTACACCCAGAAAGACACCGAAGCCCACACGCTGCTGGGCACGTTTCTGTTTCCCTACGAACAGCACGACAAGCCCACCCGGATTCTGTCGGGCGGCGAGCGGGCACGGCTGGCGCTGCTGCGGCTGGCGCAGGAGGACCACAACTTTCTGGTGATGGACGAGCCCACCAACCACCTGGACATGGAAATGGTCGAGGCACTGGAGGACGCCCTGGCCGGCTACGGCGGCACCCTGCTGATGGTGAGCCACGACCGAGCCTTTATCGAGGCACTGGCCGACCAGGTGTGGCTGGTGGAAGACGGGGAGTTCTACCGCTACCCCGGCTGGGAGGATTACCGCGACCAGCACGCCGCCCGCCGCGCCGCAGCAGCCCCGGCCCCCACTGGCCCGGCCACGCCCAACTCGGCCACACCCAGCCCGGCCACGTCCAGCCCAGCCCCGGCAGCGGCTGCTGCTTCCCAGGGCCGCTTTGCGGAGGTCAACACCTACCAGCTCGGCAAGCGTGTCCAGGCGCTGGAGGCCGACATCGAGCGGCTGGAAGCCGAAGTGGAGGCCGCCGGGCTGGCCCTGGCGCAGGCTGCCCCAGACGCCGACTTTGCCGAGCTGGGCCGCACGGCACATGCGCTGGAACAGCAGCTGGAAACGGTGCTCCAGGAATGGGAGGAAGCCGGAGCCGAGCTGGAAAGGCGCGGCTGA